One segment of Streptomyces sp. NBC_00576 DNA contains the following:
- a CDS encoding acyl-CoA thioesterase, whose protein sequence is MAEPFSVPVTVRGYETDVQGHVNQSVYVNYAEHARWSLLHAAGVSQAGLVAKGVGPVALETTIRYQRELLAGDEVEVTCDFVWGEGKTFRIRQTIRKTDGTVAAEITAVGGLMDLKARKLVADPKEYFRALASEPQLFGL, encoded by the coding sequence GTGGCCGAACCGTTTTCCGTGCCGGTGACCGTGCGCGGGTACGAGACCGATGTGCAGGGGCACGTCAACCAGAGCGTGTACGTCAACTACGCGGAGCACGCCCGCTGGTCCTTACTCCACGCGGCCGGGGTCAGCCAGGCCGGGCTGGTGGCGAAGGGCGTGGGTCCGGTGGCCCTGGAGACGACCATCCGGTACCAGCGGGAGTTGCTCGCGGGCGACGAGGTCGAGGTGACGTGCGACTTCGTCTGGGGCGAGGGCAAGACGTTCCGCATCCGGCAGACGATCCGCAAGACAGACGGTACGGTCGCCGCGGAGATCACGGCGGTCGGCGGGCTGATGGACCTCAAGGCGCGCAAGCTGGTCGCGGACCCGAAGGAGTACTTCCGCGCACTGGCGTCGGAGCCGCAGCTTTTCGGCCTCTGA